A stretch of DNA from Montipora foliosa isolate CH-2021 chromosome 4, ASM3666993v2, whole genome shotgun sequence:
GGCATACTTCTCTCATTCTAAAAAATGCATTTCCAGTTAAAAGACTGTCACTCCCTGCTTGATGTTGGGGTCCTACTCTCTCTAGCTGAAATTCAAAGAACAATACACTGCATTATTTTTGTAGACGTCTCAAACAAGAATTCATTTAAGACTGATGCTACTGCAATAATAAAGTACACAACTACCAGTAATGCAAATAAATTGACTAGTTCATTGTTAGTTCAAGTACACGAATTTTGTaccaataaataaaaatgtttgatTGCAGAGGTTCTCTGAGGACAaataaaacaaagcacagagataatcaaaaatttgaaaactttaagaATCCATCTAGTGGGGAATCAGACCAGTTGGCAATTTTACAGTTGCAACAAACGAGTTAAACCAGAATGAGATTAGCTGGTGATCAGAGCATAGCTTGAATTGGTTGCAGACGCTTCAACTGCTCACTCATGCTTCCTCCCATATGTTCACCTACTTCAGAGGGCCACAAACTTTAAAGAATCTCGATATGCCTTTTTTTGCACATTTACTAATAACAAAATACAAGATTACTTACAGCACTCTACTACAATAAACTAACAACAACTTGTGCATACCTCTAGCAACTCAGCTACTTCCTGTAAACCACCTTTAAGACTTTTACAACTCTTCATTAGGTATTTTACATCATAAATATTTGGAAAATATAACTTCAGAAGGTCAAAGAATTCTGACTCTTCACCAGGTAAGTTCTGTGCTGTGAGGACTTTTAATAAGTATGCAAAATCATAACCgctgaaagataaaaattaaaaaagtgtTATGGGAAAGCAACAGAACTGATGCTGCTAAGATACTCATCAGATAATCGATTATTTAGGGACTGAAGACTTGTGGTAACTCATTTTCTCTTATTTGACTTTTCTTTTTCGGAATTCATCtaaaaggggacatagtttccGAGTGGATGTGAAAGTTGATGACCCTTTGGCATTCACCCCTGAACATGTTCCCATTGATGGGTAAAATCTGTTGCACTTTAGTAGGCGGGATAAGGTTACCGGTAACCCATCGACATCTCAAATGCCCTGGGTTAAAGGGCTTTCAGCTGATGAACATCCGTAAAAAATTTATGATTAAAGCACTTTTAGAGGCAGTGTGATTCAGTGCTAAGAGTATTGGTCTTGCCCATGGTTGCAACAGGTTTAAATCCAGCTTATACCACTGGCTGGAGCCATATTCAGAAGTACAAGTTCCAAATTCAGTTTTACCACAATTTCTTGGTAACCAAGTGGTTACCTCCTAAATATCAGTTGGAGAGGTATACTTTCAGGTAAAAAGGACTGCACTTTGGCTATAAACAAAGTATTCAATCGCCATATGTCTAGTACAACTTTACCTGTGAAATGATAACCACTTGACATCTTCGTTAAGTACAAGCCCTGATGTTATTAGAAGTTCCGCAAAATCGCTGACATCGATTCCTTCTTCTTCATGTCTTTTGAACTGGATGCCAGCTCGATTTAGTAAATCTATAGAGTCCTGTGCATACATGTCTTCTCTGAAATAGGAGAtaaattgaaaataatcttGAGAAGTTTTCCTCTAAGTCATTTGGGCttcataatgataataattatgaaCTTTCACAACAAGAAGTTTTAGAAGCTATAATGCAGATGCATTTCTGCTTGATACTTCTTGTGGACCTTGGTCTATTTTGGAAGTATTCAATGAAGTTGATGACAAATTCAATGCATGTGAGTCTTAGTGAGATTCTCGATCATCACACTCCACTTACATGTAGGACCTCCTCAAAGTGCGCAACTGGTGTTTTAGAAATCGGTTATTGCTAAATCCAGATAAGATGAAATTAATCATTTTCGGGAGCCGACTGATGacttcaaaacttcatgacTTTCGTTTGTCTCTGATCGGAAAGGACATCTACCCCGTACAATCAGCTTAAGACCTTGGCGTAATCCTGGATCCAAACTTGTCTTTCAACAATCATATTACGTCAACCGTGTCAAAATGCATTGCACGCCTTGTGCAAATTAACCATGTCAAACATTGTCTCGACAAAAGCTCACTGTTAACTGAAATAAATGCCCTACTTTTCAGTAAAATTTATTACTGTTCAAATGTTTGGGCCAACATGACTGATAAGAATATACAGAAATGGCAGGCTGTTCAAAACTTTGCCTGCCAGATTGTTAGCGGCACAAGCAAATACGATCATGTAACTCCCCTATTAAAAAGGCTGTCCTGGCTGGCTACCTGTTAAGGAGCATCTCCTTTATCGTCAAGCTAACATGGCCTtttaaggcccaccttcaactgacaggTTTTTcgaccatttgtttttgttatggaaattcgcatttcTTATCattgcaatctgattggatgaatttcagctactggcgggattttcatacatgaaaattCTACCACAGCACGCAacgcctgtcggttgaaggtgggctcTTCAAATGAATGACAGGGCAAGCCTCTAAGAATTTAACAGACCAGTTCATTACCCGAGAGCAAGTAAGCAAATGTAAGACTACGAGCGAGAAACTTAACATTCCTCTTTTTAGAACAGCTTCCAGACAGCAAACATTTTATTACAGAACCATCCGGCTGAGAAACGATTTAGAACCTtcattttgttccaggtatttccatatcatttaaggtggctccctagagtatttgcgaataccctcactacagggcatgagttacaaaaggaaacctagttaatttctcttaaagtttttcctgtagagatttaccagCATGGGTACCAATATAATAAGGCTTATTTTCTGggtgttaattaatttttttttttaaccctttgacgtccaaaccggcctaaactggccagacttaccCTGTCTAACgccgattttactcgtcaatggggaacccccgggagtcaatgggttaattatggctgttaccatggcaacatcacatctactGACAGCCAAATATATTCTTCTTAATTTTTTGacctaaattccttaatatttatgCTTTTCTTCGGTGaaactttttttattctttgccacattatggaaataATGTTGCCTGACATTTTAAAGTGTAAAAAGTCAAGTTCGTAACCATACGGTTTTGCCAGTATTGTGTAATTTGccatttttctaaatatatttgAGTAGCCCTGACAGATTTAAACAAATGCAAGTATAGGGTACATTTATAGGAACTGTATGTGTCAAGAACTCAGCCAATTTTTAGAAACATTTACCAAAGGGAACACaagaaaattagcagttaatttttcagatttgatcacgctgacgtcacaaaatTCAGAAAAACATTGCATGATTCAGGCTTTACgcgccatactagtgcccagctaGCGCACAGCCCAAAAAATCTGGGGAGCCTggttaagtgtcaactgtatttagtgCTGGGCACTAAATTTGGACACtgcacagaaatcaaatcaaaatgtaccctgggtaccagagaagacctctggcatccagggtaatcAAAATGCAACCAATTGCCAAAAATAGAGAGGAAAAGCATGAAGTTTACGTCAACAGCAAACGTTGGGGTGAAATAATTAGGgtttgccaaaaatgtaagaaccctgcttgatactagctcatttctgtcctgttacACTGTAGCTCCAGATATCAAGCAATTCTCAAAGGCACAAGACAAGTTAGAATGAcagaattttcacgcttttatgataAGCCAGAGCCTGCCGTTTCCTGTTTGCCGTTGGCCATAAACGTTAGagcccagggggcaaattcaATCATATCAACGATGCAGGAAAGTTTAACTACAGTTCTTTTTTTGTACCGTGACAATTTTCACTAAGATTTTAATACAGCAATTATCTCTCACAAAATACCCTGAGGCATATGTCAAAGAAAGTCATAGGTGTGTGAGCATATTCCTCATAAATTCACATGTATAATCTGACTTACGTTAGGTTAAACTTGAAGTTAAACTGACTAGTAGCTCCAACAGGGGCTTGTTGTCCCTTTTCATTGTAAAATGATAAGCCAAGTTGAATGATCTTTAGCAAGTCCACATTACACCTGAGAAGTTGGTATTGATAATCAGATGTGCTACGAAACTCTCCAATAGGTCttgccacaacaccaggaaatTCTGTATCCTGCAAGAATCATAAGTCAAAAAAATATTAGACAATTTAACCTTAGACCTTCTAGCCAATCTCAAATTCTAGGAAGACCTTACATGTTTCCTATGTAAAAATAGTCTCACTTTTTTTCCAAGATATTGCATCAAGAGCAATGCATTCAATGAAATCCTGTCCCACAACAGCTATTTTGAGTGTAGTATGGATAAATGTCCCCTCCATTTAACCCATTTACTCCTGGGACTGACGGCATCCTTGAGCAACAAGCTCAAGTTACCTGAGTATGAACGATCCATGAATTCAACAAGGGCTGCTTGTTGAACACCACTGCACCACCCCACAACTCTCTAGCTGTACTTGCTGAATTGAATTATGTTTTCACAACATTTTGTAACTTCAAGTGAATCTTCCACCTATACCATGGCAAGTTCAATAACAACTCTTCAGGAATCAGTTCTACTGTGGTTATAACACTCACCATAGCAACATAGGGATAATTTTCGACTATATCTCGAATTTTGGCGAATTCCTCCTCCATGTTATTTTTCCATACATCCCTTATGTTGAAATTCGTCACGTTGGATGGCATTGTATTTCTCTGTCACAGCCACAACTCGCTTCCAGGGTCAACTCAAAATGTGTCTGTGCATCCGTAGATTCCCTTTTCATCCATGCAAAATAAACCCTACCCTACATGAAGCGAAATCTAATGAGAGAACAACAACGAAACATCGGAAAAGATTTCTATAAATGAATTAccgaaaattaataaaatttaaagttATCATGTTCACCAgtaaatttacagactttacgACATAAGttcttaattttcattttttttctgaaaagcaTACCGCTTACCCTCTTCTCCAGAACTTTCTGTGTGAAATCCAAAGAAGCTCTAAATAAGAGTAAATGTTGTGATCATCAAATATCCTCGGCCCAAAATGTTGTCTCTTTCTGTTTAAATCGTCAATATGGCGGCCGCGCATTCAAATTCATTCTTTTGTACGCATTCATTTTTTGGGAAAGCCGCTGTTTAAAGCTTTTAAAGAACGAGTGGggaaaattggaaaacaaattttgttttccaatttttcCCCATTCGTTCTTTCGAGGAGTATTTGCTATTCTGTTTTTTGCTTCAAATTTTTAATGGTAGTTTGCGAACAACTGACTGGCAAGTTTGAGCTTGAATTTCGATCGAAGTGTTGTTTACCCTAAGGTAACAACAATTTTGGTATTTTACGGACCGCCGTCACCAGCATTCAAAAGGACCAAAAATCCAACGAGAGgtggtcgaggagaaaatgacgtcaaaaattTACTCCGTGATTGAATGCAGTGAATTTAGCCCATATGGCAAAGCTCCAAAGCCCACAACGCCAATGCTGTGTGCTAAATCTGTCTATTTAAAATGGAGACTAGCTCCAGTGAAAACTGGTTTCTTGTAGGTCGCATTATATTAGGAGCTAATGGGATCGTGACTAATATTCTTAATGCCACTTATTCTAGAAAAGCATTAGATCGGCTTTAGTTTAGATAAACTTATAAGCAACTGCTGGCGCCGACATGTAGGTTGCGGGTGAATATGAGTTATCTCTAGTTCAGTTTGCCTGCAGCTAAGATAAATACTCTTTTTATTACTAATAATGGAAAAATTAGCCCGGTGTCCTCTGATGGTTCTGGTTGATACTGTTGTTTTGACTACTGGCTTCTCGGTTTTCTTTTATCTAACTGATATACTCTGTTCAACGAGGGATAGTCTTTCACCGTTACAACACATGGTTCTGAAAAGTTTGCATTTGCAAGATTGGGGAGCAAACGATGTCCATAAGATTAGAAAAGCTTTGTTACTCTATGCTCTTCAGTGTCGCTTGTTAGATGGAAGAGAACAAATTGGAGACCAATTTTTTCGTACAGTCTTGGACTTCCAGGTGTTTCCTTATCTTTTAGCATTCTATTCGATTAGCGACGGGAAGGATTGAAGTGAAGAAACTACATCctagaaataaaacaaaacattttttggtgttGATTACGGTAGGTAGActatttttgtttaaattagAGGCTTAGACAACAATGGGCTTTCAAACCTTCGTAAAACTTGCCGAAAAGGATCATGTGAGCGGCGCTTGTGAACTGAGAAAGTGCTGTTTCATTTCTTCGTCGCCTGCGGACATATGGTTTGCGCACTAAACATGACGTAGGCGGTAACTTGATAAGAAACTTGAGACTGGCATGACTTCTGCATAAGAATTCGGTTCATGAATTGTCTATTGAGAAATGTCGCTAAATAGTTGGAAAAATTTACAATACGACGCTTCTTCGAGATAACAAAGGAcgcttttttcttttaaaaaataagcaAACATTTCTTTGTGCTAAACAACAAGGAAGGCCGCTCTGATGGATTCCCTAATCGATATCATAAACGTGAAGTTATCTCCCCTCGAGGCAAGTCATTATGATGGACCAAAAagatgaaagtttttttttcttatggaGATATAACTAGCTCAATAATAATAGATCATCAACACCGAAAAGCGACAAATAACATCCCCTTGATTTTTAACCGTGTTTTGGGAGAGATTCGTTTTTTGGGCAGAGTTTCTGCGTTAAACATAGTTCTTGTGAAAGTTGCGATATTCTTCTTCAAATAAATTAAGGAAAACCTCTTAAATGCAAAGAAGGTATTTGCAGATACATATATAGTCTCCCATACTAGCAGCGGacggggttggcgcagtggtaagatctctgccttccaaccctaaggtcccgggttccattcctggttctgccgagactgaaatatttggcgaccttctttcccgcaaaagttcactcagctttccatctttccgaggtcggtaaaatgagtaccagcatgcatggactgcttagaagcggctgcaatttgcgcctgtatatgcttccagtccgctgggggtaaattgatcattgtaaagcgcctttaagacgttagtgataagggcgctatataaatgcaccactttacttttttacaCACCATGCACTCTGCTTCCTGTTACACGAGAAGTTTTAAAAAGTCATTCGGAGTTTGGCATTCCATGCAAGGAAATTTGATGATTCTagcaaatttcaattttttttttttcagccaaaaCTCTGATTAGATTCTGTCAATAAGATTCGCTTGTTATCTCAACTGTTTTACAGGCTCTCATCGGAGATAGCAAaggctagaaaaaaaaaaaacagatagtCGCATTGACCTTTCCTTTTGTACGGAATCAAACATCGGAATTTTTCATTTGGCTACTAATTCTTCAAAGAGTTACATTGCCAGCCCCAAGCATGAATCCTTTCATTTTGATGATATGCTTTTTCTCCAATTTTTACCCATCCTTGGCGAAAAGGTTAGCATGCCAGTTTCATTCCTTCATGTCTGTGGGACACAAATATATTCAGGGTAGTTTTCCACAACTTCATCCTCTTGCTTCTATCACAGGACCGTCTTTGCACACACCCTTAGCCTGCCCTTCAGTGCCGTGAATTTATCCTTTTATCTTTCAATCTCAATTAAAACAATCAGGCTTTTTCCCTCCTTGTGTTAACTCAGTTCTTATTACCTGTCACGCCCGATTTATGGCCACACATATATTATCTGTGTGCAGAGTTTATTGAATACTGCTTTCAGGCTACCTTGCGAGGATAAAGCCGTAAAGATGACCTCCTTACTGAATATCACCATATTCCATGCTAAATTCTCCTCGTAGTTCCCAAAAAAACATCAGTAAAACAGAGGGACTTATACTGAAATGGAGGTTATATGTTAAACCCGCTGAATGAGAGTTTCATGCCGTGCATCTTTGCGGCGAAACTGAATTGCACAGCGTTTCATGGGCTACTTGAGCCATGTCTTCAATCCAGACTGAATTTGGCTTTTGTTATGGCATATAACAAAAGCCAAATTCAGTCTGCAAAAGAGGAAAGGTATGCAATCGGCAACTACAGAAGTGTGCCCGATGACTATCCTGACATTCGAAGAGGCGGAAACTTGAATTTAATAATTCTGGAACGTACACCCGccaaaaattgagaaattaaCGCATATGTGTTGCTACAAAAGTGAGAAACAAGCAAGAGATGCATGCTTCAGCATACGAAATGATAAAATCATCCGCATTTGGAGATTGGATTTGGTAAGCAGTATACGTAGCGGAGTGAACCGAGGAAATTGAACGTGTTCAAGTAGTTTTACCCTCTTTTTAATTCGCTTTCGAATGACAACTTGTGAGTTTTACACTGATCACCAAGTTGGGGCTGAAAATACACGCAAATGTTTGATCAAGAATCGCCAGTAAGCTTCCAATAGCGACCAAGTTTCTTTCCCTATCCATGGTCGCAAGAGTTGTGGGCCGATTCAGGTCGCGAACCATAAAGGGCTTGTCGTTTGCTTCTTACCCTAGTCAATAATCGTTAAAATCGCTATATAACAGAAAA
This window harbors:
- the LOC138000154 gene encoding CCR4-NOT transcription complex subunit 7-like; the encoded protein is MPSNVTNFNIRDVWKNNMEEEFAKIRDIVENYPYVAMDTEFPGVVARPIGEFRSTSDYQYQLLRCNVDLLKIIQLGLSFYNEKGQQAPVGATSQFNFKFNLTEDMYAQDSIDLLNRAGIQFKRHEEEGIDVSDFAELLITSGLVLNEDVKWLSFHSGYDFAYLLKVLTAQNLPGEESEFFDLLKLYFPNIYDVKYLMKSCKSLKGGLQEVAELLELERVGPQHQAGSDSLLTGNAFFRMREMFFEDNIDDAKYCGHLYGLGTSYVNGGQAYSGPASNSNSNNSS